From the Anopheles coustani chromosome X, idAnoCousDA_361_x.2, whole genome shotgun sequence genome, one window contains:
- the LOC131269418 gene encoding paraplegin, producing the protein MYRLGRCKQILNHSTLMYVVRRLQPIVSVTNSTGTERLDCGLIWREHNKNSNVRNEKLAAGDIQQFNPRKQLKLLHTEQRAFIRMLCSSSSIPSYVFARHLHTTASRLMGSNKQQPDRDPGDPNRGNKKNDEDDKEKMMSVVTKTLIWMITIYLLVGFLTMVIPSKNRPESATRYVSWHEFVHHMLAVGEVKEVVVHPDMEMVTIILHDGAIVKGRRVQSNIFHMAVADVNKFEEKLRSVEQRLGVTEGVSVQFERSGDVSGRILFTLFATGVIIALLSRIRGGRGPISMDSFTQMGRAKFTLVDPVEGGRGVWFKDVAGLQEAKQEVMEFVDYLKSPDRYQRLGAKVPKGALLLGPPGCGKTLLAKAVATEAQVPFLSMNGSEFIEMIGGLGAARVRDLFKEAKKRSPCIIYVDEIDAIGRQREGSGGGAAGGMNSGESEQTLNQLLVEMDGMASKEGVLMLASTNRADILDKALLRPGRFDRHILIDLPNLAERKEIFEKHLSVIALERPPATYSARLATLTPGFSGADIANVCNEAALHAARTNQTSVTTRNLEYAVERLVGGTEKRSHALSPTERRVIAFHESGHALVGWMLPNSDVLLKVTIVPRTSLALGFAQYTPKEQKLYTREQLFDKMCMALGGRAAENLTFNRITTGAQNDLEKVTKMAYAQIKYFGMNRTVGPLSYADESESSPYAQKPYSKSLGNLMDFEARKMITEAYERTEEILREHSALLNKLAEALLEKETLNYDQVVELIGPPKYEDAKRKIEPVEFEDSLKRLANNGTEEK; encoded by the exons ATGTACCGGTTGGGAAGATGCAAGCAAATTTTGAACCACAGCACGTTGATGTATGTAGTTCGTAGATTGCAACCTATCGTTTCTGTGACAAATAGTACGGGAACCGAAAGACTGGACTGCGGTTTGATATGGCGTGAGCACAACAAAAATTCCAACGTGCGGAATGAGAAGCTCGCTGCTGGAGACATCCAGCAATTCAACCCACGGAAACAACTGAAACTACTGCATACCGAACAACGTGCCTTTATAAGGATGCTGTGCAGCTCCAGCTCGATACCTTCGTACGTGTTTGCTCGACACCTGCACACAACCGCATCGCGTCTGATGGGAAGCAATAAACAGCAGCCTGATCGGGACCCGGGGGATCCAAACCGTggaaataagaaaaacgaTGAGGATGATAAGGAGAAAATGATGTCGGTAGTGACGAAAACGCTGATCTGGATGATCACCATCTACCTACTGGTAGGCTTTCTTACCATGGTGATACCATCGAAAAATCGACCGGAGTCGGCAACCCGGTATGTCAGCTGGCACGAGTTCGTACACCACATGCTGGCGGTCGGCGAAGTGAAAGAGGTGGTCGTGCATCCGGACATGGAGATGGTTACGATCATCCTACACGACGGTGCCATCGTCAAGGGACGGCGAGTGCAGTCCAACATATTTCATATGGCCGTCGCGGATGTCAATAAGTTCGAGGAGAAGTTGCGCTCCGTCGAGCAACGTTTGGGCGTGACGGAGGGAGTGTCGGTGCAGTTCGAGCGCAGTGGCGACGTCAGCGGGCGGATCTTGTTCACCCTTTTTGCCACCGGGGTGATTATCGCGCTGCTAAGCCGCATCCGGGGTGGGCGGGGTCCAATCTCGATGGATAGTTTCACGCAAATGGGCCGCGCCAAGTTTACGCTGGTGGACCCGGTCGAGGGTGGAAGGGGCGTGTGGTTTAAAGACGTCGCGGGGCTACAGGAAGCAAAACAGGAGGTGATGGAATTCGTAGACTATCTCAAGTCACCCGACCGATACCAACGACTAGGAGCTAAAGTACCCAAAGGAGCTCTTCTGTTGGGTCCACCCGGATGTGGCAAGACCCTGCTGGCCAAAGCGGTAGCTACTGAGGCACAGGTCCCGTTCCTTAGCATGAACGGCTCGGAGTTTATCGAGATGATCGGAGGGCTTGGGGCGGCTCGGGTGCGTGACCTTTTTAAGGAAGCGAAGAAACGCTCACCTTGCATTATCTACGTCGACGAAATAGATGCCATTGGGCGTCAGCGGGAGGGctctggtggtggtgctgctggcgGCATGAACTCGGGTGAATCGGAGCAAACGCTAAACCAGCTGTTGGTGGAGATGGATGGTATGGCAAGCAAGGAGGGCGTGTTGATGCTAGCCAGCACCAACCGGGCGGACATCCTAGACAAGGCGCTGTTGCGCCCGGGACGCTTCGATCGCCACATTCTCATCGATCTTCCGAATCTAGCGGAGCGGAAGGAAATTTTCGAAAAGCACCTCTCAGTAATTGCGCTTGAGCGACCACCTGCAACCTACTCGGCTCGCCTAGCCACGCTCACTCCCGGTTTTTCAGGTGCTGACATTGCAAACGTGTGCAACGAGGCAGCGTTACACGCTGCCCGCACGAACCAGACTTCAGTGACGACTCGCAACCTGGAATATGCGGTAGAAAGACTAGTTGGCGGTACGGAAAAACGGTCGCATGCCCTTTCACCAACGGAACGACGCGTAATTGCATTCCACGAATCGGGTCACGCGCTCGTCGGCTGGATGCTGCCCAACTCGGACGTTCTGCTGAAAGTAACCATCGTGCCACGGACAAGCCTGGCGCTCGGCTTCGCCCAATACACGCCGAAGGAGCAAAAGCTCTACACCCGCGAGCAGCTGTTCGACAAAATGTGCATGGCACTGGGTGGCCGGGCAGCGGAAAATCTTACCTTCAACCGAATAACAACGGGGGCACAGAACGACCTCGAGAAGGTGACTAAGATGGCATACGCTCAA ATCAAATATTTCGGGATGAATCGCACGGTAGGTCCGCTTTCGTACGCAGACGAAAGTGAATCCAGCCCATACGCACAGAAGCCGTACTCGAAGAGCTTGGGCAATCTGATGGACTTCGAAGCGCGCAAGATGATCACCGAGGCGTACGAGCGTACCGAAGAGATCCTGCGCGAGCACTCCGCACTATTGAACAAGCTGGCTGAGGCACTACTTGAGAAGGAAACGCTGAACTATGACCAGGTTGTGGAACTGATAGGGCCACCAAAGTATGAGGACGCCAAACGAAAGATTGAACCGGTGGAGTTCGAGGACAGCCTTAAACGACTAGCCAACAATGGgacggaggaaaaataa
- the LOC131268766 gene encoding uncharacterized protein LOC131268766 yields MPSLWIVWIIFQEYGYASSSSAKAHESMLSSTPELLNLCRTMKNDRHGTSNRTIHPKDNQLLAAHDILLSEPVPFPVYQPSPTINHQHQLQYIDYKLHYGLRYNPRYDGSKTNVQRHPSSKNTSSWNATKASLPMPGVSPIRERNKLIPPKQYKAPAVPLLSVINIITFVNGPCVPRKNAPGNTSFVVSWMGICYHEKECSQLKGIPMDTCAGGFGVCCVFQYGCDSRSEQNVSYFVSPSFPSPAVEPLPCTFTLALHRSVRQVVLEFIFFELQPPQLGNCIEDQFVISIQNDHRIYPVLCGVNSGQHMYLDIDRAYSHLVFLNAVFSSRQPRAFLVKITQLSTPRAPMNCLQFHDGLSGIVKSFNYDNYSTVVKNRKASYLNNLNYAICIKRHIMFCNVVFTNENALGKENIFQLVNIAEDGSSLVPPNQAGVEIFSCPDDYIAINYMRLCGERLNDGSIVADFTRNTPVSYTSAGPILVAVRSDESIVGRGFKLTYKQNVCIDKIV; encoded by the exons ATGCCATCCTTGTGGATCGTTTGGATCATCTTCCAGGAATACGGATACGCGTCTTCGTCGTCTGCTAAAGCACACGAATCCATGCTATCCAGCACACCGGAGCTGTTAAATCTCTGTCGGACGATGAAAAACGATCGGCATGGCACGTCAAACAGGACCATTCATCCCAAAGATAACCAGTTACTAGCGGCGCATGATATCCTACTCTCGGAACCGGTCCCGTTTCCCGTCTATCAACCCTCGCCAACAATCAACCACCAGCATCAGCTGCAGTACATCGACTACAAGCTCCACTACGGCCTGAGGTACAACCCACGATACGATGGAAGCAAAACGAATGTTCAACGACATCCGTCGTCAAAGAACACCTCTTCTTGGAATGCAACAAAAGCTAGTTTACCAATGCCCGGCGTTAGCCCCATCAGGGAGCGGAATAAGCTGATCCCACCGAAGCAGTACAAAGCACCTGCGGTGCCACTGTTGAGCGTGATCAACATCATAACGTTCGTCAACGGGCCGTGCGTACCACGGAAGAACGCACCTGGCAATACATCGTTCGTGGTCAGCTGGATGGGTATTTGCTACCATGAAAAAGAGTGCAGCCAGTTGAAAGGCATTCCGATGGATACCTGCGCCGGGGGATTTGGAGTGTGCTGCGTTT TCCAGTACGGGTGCGACAGTAGGTCCGAACAGAACGTCAGTTACTTTGTCAGTCCCAGCTTCCCGTCACCCGCCGTAGAACCATTGCCGTGTACCTTTACCCTTGCCCTGCATCGCAGCGTGCGCCAGGTGGTGCTTGAGTTTATCTTCTTTGAGCTACAGCCACCGCAGCTGGGCAACTGCATCGAGGATCAGTTTGTTATATCGATACAAAACGACCATCGCATCTACCCGGTGCTTTGCGGCGTAAATAGTGGACAGCACA TGTACCTTGATATCGATCGAGCGTACTCCCATCTGGTGTTCTTGAATGCAGTTTTTAGCTCCCGCCAGCCACGTGCATTCCTCGTCAAGATAACGCAG CTATCCACTCCCCGGGCACCGATGAACTGCCTTCAGTTTCACGATGGGCTGAGCGGAATCGTGAAGTCGTTTAACTATGACAATTATTCCACTGTGGTGAAAAACCGAAAAGCTAGCTATCTG AATAACCTGAACTACGCGATATGCATCAAACGGCACATCATGTTCTGCAACGTTGTATTTACGAACGAGAATGCCcttgggaaggaaaatatttttcagcTAGTTAACATCGCAGAAG ACGGTTCTAGCCTCGTACCACCGAACCAAGCGGGAGTGGAAATATTCAGCTGCCCAGACGATTACATCGCCATCAATTACATGCGATTGTGCGGCGAGCGGTTGAACGATGGTAGTATTGTAGCTGATTTTACTAGAAACACACCCGTTTCTTACACCAGCGCTGGGCCCATTCTGGTGGCGGTACGATCGGATGAATCTATCGTTGGCAGGGGCTTTAAACTTACgtacaaacaaaatgtttgcatAGACAAGATAGTGTag
- the LOC131269431 gene encoding uncharacterized protein LOC131269431: MGSEHSAQLQQQAGVADGAGGALRAGSLHRHSTTATAASGRATIGGNASGGKLQRGNTIAVTGGGGIGSASAGSVGGAGGIPDDGYSTSSATPSSAYICDSRPVSPPMSVCSDSDLPYISYTDKPIGDSPKLRNKQQAKQVKSRPNSAIIMNRSSQQQQQYQHHYQHQQHSQPFESGRGGSAPSGRGRPISAAGAHSIVVVKSGAVKDVGIEKDDDIVRLQSVPMFLPVMRGTLTLPANRDPDVLERLQPTHLINMCSRLQSHFNTCAMHVSSEQQQITNKIKEVDQEISSALAQLVQKQKLYTSYAETFSKVRQISQQLTRCNDILNQNIESMEYLNNLLSVDDRLEPFVWKTE, translated from the exons ATGGGTTCGGAACATTCGGCGCAACTGCAGCAGCAGGCGGGTGTAGCTGACGGTGCCGGCGGAGCACTCCGGGCCGGGAGTCTTCATCGGCATTCGACAACGGCAACGGCCGCGTCAGGACGCGCTACCATTGGCGGCAATGCATCCGGCGGCAAACTGCAGCGTGGCAATACGATTGCCGTGACGGGAGGGGGTGGTATCGGGTCGGCGAGCGCTGGTAGCGTTGGAGGCGCCGGAGGCATTCCGGACGATGGATACTCAACCTCGTCCGCGACACCCTCGTCGGCGTACATCTGTGATTCGCGCCCGGTCTCGCCACCGATGAGCGTCTGCTCCGACTCCGACCTGCCATACATATCATACACCGACAAACCGATCGGCG ATTCGCCCAAGCTGCGTAACAAGCAACAGGCAAAACAGGTGAAATCGCGGCCCAACAGTGCCATCATCATGAACCGCTcatcgcagcagcagcaacagtatcAGCACCActatcagcatcagcagcattcCCAGCCATTCGAAAGTGGCCGCGGTGGTAGTGCGCCCAGCGGCCGCGGCAGACCGATATCGGCTGCGGGTGCGCACAGTATTGTGGTGGTGAAATCGGGCGCCGTCAAGGACGTCGGCATCGAGAAGGACGACGATATCGTGCGGTTGCAG AGTGTCCCGATGTTTCTTCCGGTGATGCGCGGTACACTGACGCTGCCGGCCAACCGCGACCCGGACGTGCTGGAACGGCTGCAGCCCACGCACCTCATCAACATGTGCAGCCGGTTGCAGTCGCACTTCAACACCTGCGCCATGCACGTCTCAtccgagcagcagcagatcACCAACAAAATCAAAGAG GTGGACCAGGAAATCTCTAGCGCGCTGGCGCAGCTGGTGCAGAAGCAGAAGCTGTACACCTCGTACGCGGAAACGTTCTCCAAGGTGCGGCAGATTTCGCAACAGCTGACGCGCTGCAACGACATACTCAACCAGAACATCGAGAGTATGGAGTATCTGAACAATTTGCTTAGCGTCGACGATCGCCTGGAGCCGTTCGTGTGGAAAACCGAGTAG
- the LOC131269435 gene encoding uncharacterized protein LOC131269435 has product MAQQKFFSGLTEGMINRSAGERPDRQKTHFFWPDEYAPDVEAPKRKENAPNPPQRPINGKVHEHEQRDPDPAPATRGHQQKNTASHIQFYDGVESSFGELERSKAHERRRIEQFLRQQSEEDTGEAARAKRLSTLQSKIEFYDYPPESVAAGEPRVIIHRFGGSARSVQESPPRSRAASRQDIDTTYQDEEFEFDDRSSIRSSASSYAPSCYRRTSHVSDLPEHKRNSQRHLRSSINFHNGCTIADDSEAPRKTVSVRESATSRVGVGLPNL; this is encoded by the exons ATGGCTCAGCAAAAGTTCTTCTCCGGGCTGACGGAGGGCATGATCAATCGGTCCGCCGGTGAGCGTCCAGATCGACAAAAGACACACTTCTTCTGGCCGGACGAGTACGCGCCGGATGTAGAAGCGCCGAAGAGGAAGGAGAATGCTCCAAATCCTCCTCAACGGCCCATCAATGGGAAAGTTCACGAGCACGAGCAGCGTG ATCCAGATCCGGCACCGGCAACCCGTGGTCACCAGCAGAAGAACACAGCGTCACACATTCAGTTCTACGATGGCGTCGAGTCATCGTTCGGTGAGCTGGAGCGCTCGAAGGCACACGAGCGGCGTCGCAtcgagcagtttctacgtcaGCAGTCCGAAGAGGACACGGGCGAGGCGGCACGCGCCAAACGACTCAGCACGCTGCAATCCAAGATCGAGTTCTACGACTACCCGCCAGAATCGGTGGCTGCCGGGGAGCCGCGCGTCATCATCCACCGGTTCGGTGGGTCGGCCCGGTCGGTGCAAGAGTCCCCACCAAGGAGCAGAGCCGCCAGCCGCCAGGATATCGACACCACATACCAGGACGAAGAGTTCGAGTTTGACGACCGCAGCAGCATACGCTCGAGCGCATCGTCCTACGCACCAAGCTGCTACCGCCGGACGTCGCATGTTTCTGACCTGCCCGAGCACAAGCGCAACTCTCAGCGCCACCTGCGATCGAGCATCAACTTCCACAACGGCTGCACGATCGCCGACGACAGCGAGGCCCCGCGGAAGACCGTGAGCGTTCGCGAATCGGCCACATCGCGCGTTGGCGTTGGCCTACCCAACCTCTAA